One Desulfobacterales bacterium genomic region harbors:
- a CDS encoding DsrE family protein, producing MHDNVLVILSCGTDNPNRTTRALFLAAMAKKKGKGAQIFLLDEGVYIAKKGIADNIRASTGDAASDHLTYLQEFEVPILVCTPCAVSRKISKEDLIDGARMATGDELIELSLKSAVISL from the coding sequence ATGCACGACAACGTATTAGTAATTTTATCTTGCGGAACAGACAACCCTAACAGAACAACACGAGCTTTATTTTTAGCAGCAATGGCTAAAAAAAAAGGAAAAGGGGCACAAATTTTTCTTCTTGATGAAGGGGTTTATATCGCTAAAAAAGGGATAGCCGATAATATTCGCGCATCAACCGGCGATGCTGCATCAGATCATTTAACATATCTTCAAGAATTTGAAGTGCCAATATTAGTTTGCACTCCATGCGCTGTTTCAAGGAAAATATCTAAAGAAGATCTCATCGATGGCGCAAGAATGGCTACCGGGGATGAACTTATTGAGCTTTCACTAAAAAGCGCTGTTATAAGCCTTTAA
- a CDS encoding AI-2E family transporter, whose product MEKNELPNYKILLFFLFLFLISFILIGWLFMPFLSTIILAFVVTGVFSPIYKFLNKKIRASISSFLICVFIFIVLFIPILVFVGILSKEALELYQMGKTAVISDQFQSLMKENKFLDNLNHYLSNINLEITGEQLNKTLSDIGKFVGLFIYEQASSIATNVLSFFFNFFFMLMIIYFLLIDGNKLISFIIDLSPLPKEQDEKLLKKFKDMAGAILIGNGLGGLTQGFLGGVIFAIFGLKSPFMWGVIMGILAFLPIIGIGVIFIPAAIYLFLKGRVAAGVFFVIFYVGISIIIEYIAKPKLVGKKVQMHTLLVFLSIIGGINLFGLLGIIYGPIIVTAFLTLTDIYISNYQKMIEPK is encoded by the coding sequence ATGGAAAAAAACGAATTGCCAAATTATAAAATTTTGTTATTTTTTTTATTTTTATTTCTAATTTCATTTATTCTGATTGGGTGGCTATTTATGCCATTCTTATCAACTATCATTCTTGCATTTGTAGTTACAGGTGTTTTTTCGCCTATTTATAAATTTTTAAATAAAAAAATTAGAGCATCTATATCCTCTTTTTTAATTTGTGTCTTTATATTTATAGTCCTATTTATTCCAATACTTGTATTTGTTGGGATATTGTCAAAAGAGGCATTGGAACTCTATCAAATGGGTAAGACCGCAGTTATAAGTGATCAATTTCAAAGCCTTATGAAGGAAAATAAATTTCTTGATAACTTAAACCATTATCTTTCAAATATAAATCTTGAAATAACAGGGGAACAGCTAAATAAAACCCTTTCAGATATAGGAAAATTTGTTGGACTTTTTATATATGAACAAGCAAGCTCTATAGCTACTAACGTTTTGAGCTTTTTTTTCAACTTTTTTTTCATGCTCATGATTATTTATTTTTTGTTGATAGATGGAAATAAACTTATTTCTTTTATAATTGATCTTTCTCCTCTTCCAAAGGAGCAGGACGAAAAATTACTCAAAAAATTTAAAGATATGGCTGGAGCAATTTTAATTGGAAATGGTCTTGGGGGACTTACCCAAGGCTTCCTTGGAGGTGTAATTTTTGCTATTTTTGGATTAAAGTCTCCTTTCATGTGGGGAGTAATAATGGGAATACTTGCTTTTCTTCCGATTATAGGAATTGGAGTTATTTTTATTCCTGCAGCTATATATCTGTTTTTAAAAGGAAGAGTAGCGGCAGGAGTTTTTTTTGTTATTTTTTATGTAGGTATTTCTATAATAATTGAATACATAGCAAAACCTAAGCTTGTCGGAAAAAAAGTCCAAATGCACACGCTGCTTGTGTTTTTATCAATTATTGGCGGGATTAATTTATTCGGTCTTTTAGGAATAATTTATGGCCCAATAATAGTGACAGCATTTTTAACATTAACTGATATTTATATTTCAAATTACCAAAAAATGATTGAGCCTAAATAA
- the gyrA gene encoding DNA gyrase subunit A: protein MSEIYSEVTIENELKKSYLDYAMSVIIGRALPDVRDGLKPVHRRALFSMHEMNNDWNKPYKKSARIVGDVIGKYHPHGDSAVYDTIVRMAQDFSLRYPLVDGQGNFGSVDGDPPAAMRYTEIRMTRIAHEMLADLEKETVEFVPNYDDSLSEPLILPTKLPLLLINGSSGIAVGMATNIPPHNIGEIIAAIKEVIDNPEVTIIDLLKHIPGPDFPTGGIIYGKNGIYDAYTTGRGIIRLRAKFLVERDEKTDIETIVVTELPYQVNKAKLVEKIAELIKNKQIEGIKYSRDESGRQGMRIAIVLKKEHPSEIVINQLFKLTNLQTTFGIILLSVVDTKPEILNLKQILEHFILHRKDIIIKRTQYDLKKAEHRSHLLEGLKIALDNIDAVVALIKSSKAPSEAKEKLAKEFSLSEIQSQAILDMKLQRLTNLEREKILEEYQNVLKDITWFKEILASENIVLDIIKKELDEVEKLFGDKRRTEIVSETKEITIADLIVEEDMAVTITDSGYIKRTPISIYQTQRRGGKGKIGMSMKEEDFVEHMFIASTHHYMMFFTNIGKSYSCKVYDLPEGGRTGRGKAIVNVFSFAEDEKLMTVLPVPEFKDGLYVALATKNGILKKTKLMEFRRSVNRSIFAITLRPEDELISARLTDGNMDIFLGTASGQVSRFHESAIRASGKQTQGVIGMRIKKDNDRIVVMEVVSDGKALFIATENGYGKRTLVDEFTSHHRGSKGIIGIKTSERNGKVVSIFLVDEDEDIMLISNTGKIVRTSAGQITLVSRNTQGVKLIDLDENEKLVSAVRISEKE, encoded by the coding sequence ATGTCGGAAATTTATTCTGAAGTTACAATAGAAAACGAATTGAAAAAATCTTATCTTGATTATGCGATGAGCGTAATTATCGGGAGAGCTCTTCCTGACGTAAGAGATGGACTTAAACCAGTCCATCGTAGAGCACTATTCTCCATGCATGAAATGAATAATGATTGGAATAAACCCTATAAAAAATCCGCAAGAATCGTCGGTGATGTAATAGGTAAATACCACCCCCACGGAGATTCTGCTGTTTATGATACAATTGTCAGGATGGCGCAAGATTTTAGTTTAAGATACCCTTTAGTAGATGGTCAAGGAAACTTTGGTTCTGTTGACGGTGATCCTCCTGCTGCAATGCGTTATACTGAAATACGTATGACTCGTATTGCACATGAAATGCTCGCTGATCTTGAAAAAGAAACCGTTGAGTTTGTTCCTAATTATGACGATTCATTAAGTGAGCCTTTAATTCTTCCAACAAAGCTGCCATTGCTTCTTATAAACGGATCGTCTGGAATAGCTGTAGGAATGGCAACGAACATTCCTCCCCATAATATTGGCGAAATTATAGCCGCTATTAAAGAAGTTATAGATAATCCTGAAGTTACTATAATAGATTTATTAAAGCATATTCCTGGACCTGATTTTCCAACAGGAGGCATAATTTATGGAAAAAATGGAATTTATGATGCTTACACTACAGGAAGAGGAATAATTAGGCTTAGAGCTAAGTTTTTAGTTGAAAGAGACGAAAAAACTGACATTGAAACAATAGTCGTAACTGAGCTTCCATATCAAGTAAATAAAGCGAAGCTTGTTGAAAAAATAGCCGAGCTTATAAAAAATAAGCAAATCGAAGGAATAAAATATTCAAGGGATGAATCAGGCAGGCAAGGAATGCGGATAGCAATAGTTTTAAAAAAAGAACATCCTTCAGAAATTGTTATTAATCAGCTTTTTAAACTAACTAATTTGCAAACAACTTTTGGAATTATACTTCTTTCTGTAGTTGATACTAAGCCTGAAATTCTAAATTTAAAGCAAATACTTGAGCATTTCATACTTCATCGAAAAGATATCATAATAAAAAGAACTCAATACGATTTAAAAAAAGCTGAACATAGGTCTCATCTTCTTGAAGGGTTAAAAATAGCCCTTGATAATATTGACGCTGTTGTTGCATTAATAAAAAGCTCAAAAGCTCCAAGCGAAGCTAAAGAAAAGCTTGCAAAAGAATTTAGTCTTTCAGAAATTCAATCTCAAGCTATATTAGATATGAAGCTTCAAAGGCTTACAAATCTTGAACGCGAAAAAATACTGGAAGAATATCAAAATGTCCTTAAAGATATAACTTGGTTTAAAGAAATTCTTGCAAGTGAAAATATTGTTCTTGATATAATAAAAAAAGAACTTGATGAAGTTGAAAAACTTTTTGGCGATAAACGTAGAACAGAAATCGTTTCAGAAACTAAAGAAATAACGATCGCAGACCTTATTGTAGAGGAAGATATGGCTGTTACTATTACTGACAGCGGATATATAAAGAGAACTCCAATATCCATATATCAAACTCAAAGAAGAGGTGGAAAAGGCAAAATAGGGATGAGCATGAAAGAAGAAGATTTTGTTGAACACATGTTTATTGCCTCTACACACCATTATATGATGTTTTTTACTAATATCGGGAAATCTTATTCCTGCAAAGTTTATGATCTTCCTGAAGGGGGCAGAACAGGAAGAGGAAAAGCCATAGTAAATGTATTTAGTTTTGCCGAAGACGAAAAACTTATGACTGTCCTTCCGGTGCCTGAATTTAAGGACGGATTATATGTGGCGTTAGCTACAAAAAATGGCATTCTCAAAAAAACAAAGTTAATGGAATTCAGAAGAAGCGTAAATCGATCAATTTTTGCAATTACCCTTAGACCTGAAGATGAGCTTATATCAGCGAGACTTACTGACGGTAATATGGATATTTTTTTAGGAACAGCCAGTGGACAAGTTTCACGCTTTCATGAATCTGCTATTAGGGCATCTGGAAAACAAACCCAAGGTGTTATAGGCATGCGTATAAAAAAAGATAATGATAGAATAGTTGTAATGGAGGTAGTTAGTGATGGAAAAGCTCTTTTTATTGCGACTGAAAATGGATATGGAAAAAGAACTTTAGTTGACGAATTTACATCCCATCATCGAGGTTCTAAAGGCATTATCGGTATTAAAACAAGCGAAAGGAACGGAAAAGTTGTAAGTATATTCCTTGTCGATGAAGATGAGGATATAATGCTTATATCAAATACAGGAAAGATTGTAAGAACGTCTGCTGGACAAATTACGCTTGTGAGCAGAAATACTCAGGGAGTTAAATTAATAGATCTTGATGAAAATGAAAAATTAGTATCAGCCGTAAGAATTTCTGAAAAAGAATAA
- the radC gene encoding DNA repair protein RadC has translation MPESLNEEKIVHKGEGHRKRLREKFISSGLNGFHDYEVIELLLTLATPRKDCKDAAKEALKKFKTLQGVIEASPQELCGINGIGQTNVFGIKLVKAVCDRYLEKKILAKDSITNSQDLYDYLYHAMGEKDRESFKVIFLDAKNKVIFQETMFVGSLTSTSVYPREVIREALRHNAAALIFAHNHPSGDPSPSNEDIAITKRLFLACKIMGITVHEHIIIGKDKYFSFADNGYIEKINKDCGSW, from the coding sequence GTGCCTGAATCTTTAAATGAAGAAAAAATCGTCCATAAAGGAGAAGGCCATAGAAAAAGGTTACGGGAAAAATTTATTTCATCAGGACTTAACGGCTTTCATGATTATGAAGTAATTGAGCTTCTTTTGACATTAGCTACTCCACGAAAAGACTGCAAAGATGCAGCAAAAGAAGCTTTAAAAAAATTTAAAACTTTACAGGGCGTTATTGAAGCATCGCCCCAAGAGCTTTGCGGAATTAATGGAATAGGTCAAACAAATGTTTTCGGAATAAAATTAGTAAAAGCTGTATGTGATAGATACCTTGAAAAAAAAATTCTTGCAAAGGATTCAATAACTAATTCGCAAGACCTTTACGATTATCTCTATCATGCGATGGGAGAAAAAGATAGGGAAAGCTTTAAAGTTATTTTTCTTGACGCAAAAAATAAAGTTATTTTTCAAGAAACTATGTTTGTAGGCTCTTTAACCAGTACAAGCGTTTATCCAAGGGAAGTTATAAGAGAAGCATTAAGGCACAATGCAGCCGCCCTTATTTTTGCCCATAACCATCCTTCAGGTGACCCTTCTCCTTCTAATGAAGATATTGCTATTACTAAAAGGCTTTTCTTGGCGTGTAAAATTATGGGCATAACAGTTCATGAGCATATTATAATCGGAAAGGATAAATACTTTAGTTTTGCTGATAACGGATATATAGAAAAAATTAATAAAGATTGCGGCAGTTGGTAA
- a CDS encoding acetyl-CoA C-acetyltransferase — MKEVVVVSGSRTAVGAFGGALKDVPVVELGSIVIKDVLKKAGFRPVANDEMKENAPLKLQDKGITELEKKYYDFDESLKPINIDEVIMGNVLQAGQGQNPARQSMIKAGLVKETPAFTINKVCGSGLKAIALGASSIMSGQADVIIAGGQENMSLVPMALLKARWGHRMELTGIGEIHDLLVFDGLYEIFYGYHMGLTAENIASLYDISRKEQDALGVLSHSRALKAIKEGLFKEEIVPVVMKSRKGEIIFDTDERPMETSIEKMGKLRPAFKPDGTVTAGNASGINDAAAAVLMMSSEKAKELGIEPIIKIKAFASGGVDPAYMGLGPIPAIKKALKNAKMALNDINMIELNEAFASQAIGCMKELNINVDFPNELGSAISIGHPIGCTGARQTVTAMYQMKRKGYNTGLISMCIGGGMGMAMIIEKA, encoded by the coding sequence ATGAAGGAAGTTGTAGTTGTAAGTGGTTCAAGAACCGCAGTAGGCGCTTTTGGAGGGGCATTAAAAGATGTTCCTGTAGTTGAGTTAGGCTCTATTGTTATAAAGGATGTTTTAAAGAAAGCTGGATTTAGACCTGTTGCAAATGATGAAATGAAAGAAAATGCTCCTTTAAAACTTCAAGACAAAGGCATTACTGAGCTTGAAAAAAAATACTATGATTTTGATGAGTCCCTTAAGCCTATTAATATTGACGAAGTAATTATGGGAAATGTTTTACAAGCAGGTCAAGGTCAAAATCCTGCCCGCCAATCTATGATAAAAGCTGGGTTGGTAAAAGAAACTCCAGCATTTACTATAAATAAAGTATGCGGTTCTGGTCTTAAAGCTATTGCTTTAGGAGCAAGTTCTATAATGTCTGGACAAGCTGATGTGATAATTGCAGGTGGACAGGAAAACATGAGTCTTGTTCCTATGGCTCTTCTTAAAGCAAGGTGGGGGCATAGGATGGAGCTTACTGGTATTGGTGAAATTCATGATCTTCTGGTTTTTGATGGGCTTTATGAAATTTTTTATGGTTACCACATGGGATTAACAGCTGAAAATATTGCTTCTCTATATGACATAAGCAGAAAAGAGCAGGATGCATTAGGTGTTTTAAGTCATAGTCGAGCATTAAAAGCTATTAAAGAAGGCCTTTTTAAAGAAGAAATTGTTCCAGTAGTTATGAAATCAAGAAAAGGAGAGATTATTTTTGATACTGACGAACGTCCTATGGAAACGAGCATTGAAAAAATGGGTAAGCTAAGACCGGCTTTTAAACCTGACGGGACTGTTACTGCTGGAAATGCTTCAGGTATAAATGATGCTGCTGCTGCTGTTTTAATGATGAGTTCAGAAAAAGCCAAAGAATTAGGAATTGAACCTATAATAAAAATAAAAGCTTTTGCATCAGGTGGTGTTGATCCGGCTTATATGGGACTTGGACCAATTCCTGCTATAAAAAAAGCTCTTAAAAATGCAAAAATGGCTTTAAACGATATAAACATGATTGAACTTAATGAGGCTTTTGCTTCCCAAGCAATAGGATGCATGAAAGAACTTAATATCAATGTTGATTTCCCAAATGAACTTGGAAGTGCTATATCAATAGGTCATCCTATAGGCTGCACAGGTGCCCGTCAAACTGTAACAGCTATGTATCAAATGAAACGAAAAGGTTATAATACAGGCCTTATTTCAATGTGCATAGGCGGTGGAATGGGAATGGCTATGATAATTGAGAAAGCCTAA
- a CDS encoding NAD(P)H-dependent glycerol-3-phosphate dehydrogenase, whose protein sequence is MNIESTKIGVIGAGSWGTALANLLALKGFKIDLWVYEEDVLNQISKFKENITFLPNIKLSDNIYPSNDLKVVSSNKDLILLVVPSHEMRNITNNISNFVSDKTIITSASKGIENKTHLTMTGILKDTIPNIPEENLCALSGPSFAKETAKKDPTAVVVASKNEETACFVQHIFATEYFRVYTSDDVIGVELGGAVKNVIAIASGMLDGLKLGFNTRAALITRGLTEIGRLGIKLGANPQTFAGLAGIGDLLLTCTSELSRNHTVGKKIGEGKKLSEVLAEMKMVAEGVKTAKSVYNLSNKVDVVMPISHEVYRILYEDASPKDAVFNLMTRDLKQEFYI, encoded by the coding sequence ATGAATATTGAATCTACAAAAATAGGTGTTATCGGAGCTGGAAGCTGGGGAACAGCCCTTGCTAATCTTCTTGCTCTAAAAGGATTTAAAATAGACCTATGGGTTTATGAAGAAGACGTTTTAAATCAAATCTCGAAGTTTAAAGAAAATATTACTTTTTTACCAAACATTAAGTTGTCAGATAATATTTACCCGTCTAATGACCTTAAAGTGGTTTCATCTAATAAAGATTTAATCCTTCTTGTAGTTCCTTCCCATGAGATGAGGAATATAACAAATAATATATCCAATTTTGTATCTGATAAAACAATAATAACTTCAGCATCAAAGGGAATTGAAAACAAAACTCATTTAACAATGACAGGAATTCTCAAAGATACAATTCCAAATATTCCTGAAGAAAATTTATGCGCTTTATCAGGTCCAAGTTTTGCTAAAGAAACAGCAAAAAAAGACCCTACAGCCGTAGTTGTTGCATCAAAAAATGAAGAAACAGCTTGTTTTGTTCAGCATATTTTTGCAACTGAATATTTCCGAGTATATACAAGCGATGATGTTATTGGAGTTGAATTAGGCGGTGCTGTGAAAAATGTTATAGCAATTGCTTCTGGAATGTTGGACGGCCTTAAACTTGGTTTTAATACAAGAGCTGCTCTTATAACACGAGGTCTCACTGAAATAGGTCGGCTTGGAATAAAACTTGGGGCAAATCCTCAAACTTTTGCCGGTCTTGCAGGTATAGGAGATTTATTGTTAACCTGCACGAGCGAGCTAAGCAGAAATCATACTGTTGGCAAAAAAATCGGTGAGGGTAAAAAATTAAGCGAAGTCCTTGCTGAAATGAAAATGGTAGCAGAAGGCGTAAAAACTGCAAAATCTGTATATAATCTTTCAAATAAGGTTGATGTTGTTATGCCTATATCCCATGAAGTTTACAGAATACTTTATGAAGATGCTTCTCCGAAAGACGCAGTATTTAATCTTATGACAAGAGATCTTAAACAGGAATTTTATATATAG
- a CDS encoding FMN-binding glutamate synthase family protein — MNLNQPNSNEALQTKNRSRNVAPQSGLCSRCVDGCKGNCDLFKATFRGRELLYPTPFGDITAGADKDYPVDYSHLNIMGYALGADGTIADPDHATFPTVSTETSFGFKDKVKMKIPMFTGALGSTEIARKNWEHFAIGAAITGISLVCGENVCGIDPKLELNSNGKVVEAPDMRRRVELYRKYHEGYGDILVQMNVEDTRLGVAEYVLDKLGVETIELKWGQGAKCIGGEIKVNSIERAIELKKRGYIVTPDPESPINQAAFKDGSIKEFERHSRLGFVDQEGFMKEVDRLRRLGAKRVTLKTGAYPMRELAMAIKWSSDAKIDFLTIDGAPGGTGMSPWRMMSEWGVPSIYLHSMTYELCRRLAAKGAWVPDIAFAGGFSSEDHIFKAIALGAPYCKAVCMGRALMIPGMVGKNIAKWMKGEDGGLPSTVSGYGTTKEEIFVCYEDLKSKFGSEIDNIPLGAIGIYSAGEKLRVGLQQLMAGARKWRVDLIARKDLACLTEEATKVTGIPYIMDAYREEALQIIDA, encoded by the coding sequence ATGAATTTAAATCAACCTAATTCTAATGAAGCTCTTCAAACCAAAAACAGATCAAGAAATGTTGCTCCTCAATCAGGATTATGCAGCAGGTGCGTTGATGGTTGTAAAGGAAATTGCGATCTTTTTAAGGCTACTTTTAGAGGTAGAGAACTTCTTTATCCTACACCTTTTGGTGATATAACAGCTGGCGCTGACAAAGACTATCCTGTTGACTATTCACATTTAAATATAATGGGATATGCTTTAGGAGCTGACGGAACTATCGCTGATCCTGACCATGCTACTTTCCCAACCGTATCAACTGAAACATCTTTTGGTTTTAAAGACAAAGTTAAAATGAAAATTCCTATGTTCACAGGAGCATTAGGAAGCACAGAAATAGCCCGCAAAAACTGGGAACATTTTGCAATTGGCGCTGCAATAACAGGCATAAGCCTTGTATGTGGCGAAAACGTATGCGGTATCGATCCAAAGCTTGAATTAAACAGCAATGGTAAAGTTGTTGAAGCCCCTGATATGAGAAGAAGAGTTGAATTATATCGCAAATACCATGAAGGTTATGGCGATATATTAGTTCAAATGAATGTTGAAGATACAAGATTAGGCGTTGCTGAATATGTTCTTGATAAACTTGGCGTAGAAACAATTGAACTTAAATGGGGACAAGGCGCAAAATGTATTGGTGGAGAAATAAAAGTAAACTCTATTGAACGAGCAATCGAACTTAAAAAAAGAGGTTATATAGTTACTCCAGACCCAGAAAGCCCTATTAATCAAGCTGCTTTTAAAGATGGTTCAATAAAAGAATTTGAAAGACATTCCAGACTTGGTTTTGTTGATCAAGAAGGTTTCATGAAAGAAGTTGATAGATTAAGAAGACTTGGCGCAAAACGCGTTACATTAAAGACTGGCGCATACCCAATGAGAGAACTTGCAATGGCTATAAAGTGGTCATCCGATGCTAAAATTGATTTTCTCACAATCGACGGAGCTCCTGGCGGAACAGGCATGAGCCCATGGAGAATGATGTCTGAATGGGGTGTTCCTTCAATTTATCTGCATTCAATGACTTATGAACTTTGCAGACGTTTAGCAGCAAAAGGCGCATGGGTTCCTGACATTGCATTTGCAGGCGGTTTTTCTTCTGAAGATCATATATTTAAAGCAATTGCTTTAGGCGCTCCTTATTGCAAAGCTGTATGTATGGGTAGAGCTCTTATGATTCCTGGCATGGTTGGTAAAAATATCGCAAAATGGATGAAAGGAGAAGACGGAGGTCTGCCTTCTACAGTTTCTGGTTATGGAACAACAAAAGAAGAAATATTTGTATGTTATGAAGACCTTAAATCAAAATTCGGAAGCGAAATTGATAATATTCCTTTGGGAGCTATTGGTATTTACAGTGCTGGTGAAAAACTTAGAGTAGGACTTCAACAGCTTATGGCTGGCGCACGTAAATGGAGAGTTGATCTTATTGCAAGAAAAGACCTTGCTTGTTTAACAGAAGAAGCTACTAAAGTTACAGGTATTCCATATATTATGGATGCTTATAGAGAAGAAGCCCTCCAAATTATAGATGCTTGA